Proteins co-encoded in one Solea senegalensis isolate Sse05_10M linkage group LG8, IFAPA_SoseM_1, whole genome shotgun sequence genomic window:
- the LOC122773569 gene encoding TP53-regulated inhibitor of apoptosis 1-B-like produces the protein MNSVGESCTDLKRDYDQCFNRWFAEKFLKGDRSEDPCTETFRKYQRCVQKAIKEKDIPVDGVEFMGPNKDKPES, from the coding sequence ATGAACAGCGTGGGCGAGTCCTGTACGGACCTAAAGAGGGACTACGACCAGTGCTTTAACCGCTGGTTCGCCGAGAAGTTCCTGAAGGGGGACCGGAGCGAGGACCCGTGCACCGAGACCTTCCGGAAGTACCAGCGGTGTGTACAGAAGGCCATCAAGGAGAAAGACATCCCGGTCGACGGGGTGGAGTTCATGGGTCCCAACAAGGACAAACCCGAGAGTTGA